The following proteins are encoded in a genomic region of Myxosarcina sp. GI1:
- a CDS encoding penicillin-binding protein 2 encodes MRNLRTERLQASNRQRFTTKSGNYVFRAILVWGILVLGTLALAARLFYLQVVDPVITYEQAPDGKSLTQIANDQQTTKLDVYIPRRQIVDRANNVLATDSLTYTLYVHPYLFKRNSIDVPATEIAKELAAILEDRTPAELEKIFSKQKWGIQLAENLPETKKAKIIALQIDGLDLRQQYSRFYPHQEMAAEVTGYVNRDSTRSPQAGVEFTQQQLLERPPVQWQMKRSYSNNELVFHPGDLGRTQKLFNFDDLRLQLTIDLRLQQMARHALKQQMEKYKAKRGAVIVMDVRNGAISALVSEPTYDPNKYFENYDLGLFKNWAITDLYEPGSTFKPINLALALDAGVVTPHDTVDDTGKIKIKDATVSNHDYATDGARGNISLAEILQHSSNVGMIKVMSRLNPAKYYHLLQKLGIEDNLEFDIPGYTPGRLKDEVEFTVRAIEPATAAFGQGFSLTPLKLIQLHAALANQGKLVIPHVVRGLADYNGFLHYSLPTHSEPVFTPKTARAVLQMMEQVVEKGSGYAAKIPGYRIAGKTGTSQKANTEGGYDESAKITSFVATFPAESPRYAVLAVVDEPQGEYTFGSTVAAPIVGSVIESIINIEGIPPSTATRK; translated from the coding sequence ATGAGAAACCTCAGAACGGAGCGACTTCAAGCTTCAAATCGACAGCGATTTACTACCAAATCTGGCAATTATGTTTTTCGAGCGATTTTAGTTTGGGGAATTTTAGTTTTAGGAACCTTGGCACTAGCAGCAAGGCTATTTTATCTGCAAGTTGTCGATCCCGTGATTACTTACGAACAAGCACCAGATGGTAAATCTCTGACTCAAATTGCTAACGATCAGCAGACAACGAAACTAGATGTATATATTCCGCGTCGCCAAATTGTCGATCGCGCCAACAATGTTTTAGCTACCGACAGCCTTACCTATACTCTTTACGTTCATCCCTATCTATTTAAAAGGAATTCTATCGACGTACCAGCAACAGAAATCGCCAAGGAATTAGCTGCCATTTTAGAAGATCGAACACCCGCCGAACTAGAAAAAATCTTTAGCAAACAAAAATGGGGAATTCAACTAGCAGAGAATTTGCCCGAAACCAAGAAAGCTAAAATTATTGCTCTACAAATTGACGGCTTGGATTTGAGACAGCAGTATTCTCGTTTTTATCCCCATCAGGAAATGGCTGCCGAAGTAACAGGCTATGTCAATCGCGATAGTACCCGTAGTCCCCAGGCAGGAGTAGAATTTACTCAACAACAGTTGTTAGAACGACCTCCAGTTCAGTGGCAGATGAAGCGCAGCTATAGCAATAACGAACTGGTGTTTCATCCAGGGGATTTGGGGCGAACCCAAAAGTTATTTAATTTTGACGATCTCAGACTTCAGCTAACTATCGATCTCCGTTTACAGCAGATGGCTCGACATGCCTTAAAGCAGCAAATGGAGAAATATAAAGCAAAAAGAGGCGCGGTAATCGTCATGGATGTTAGAAACGGTGCGATTTCTGCCCTGGTATCAGAACCGACTTACGATCCTAATAAATATTTTGAAAATTACGACCTCGGACTATTTAAAAACTGGGCAATTACCGATCTTTACGAACCAGGTTCTACATTCAAACCAATTAACCTCGCTTTGGCATTAGATGCAGGGGTAGTTACACCCCACGATACTGTAGATGATACTGGCAAAATAAAAATTAAAGATGCAACCGTTAGTAATCACGACTATGCTACAGACGGAGCCAGGGGCAACATCAGCCTAGCGGAAATTTTGCAGCACTCTAGCAACGTGGGCATGATTAAAGTGATGAGTCGTCTCAATCCTGCCAAGTATTATCATCTATTGCAAAAGCTCGGTATTGAAGACAATTTAGAGTTTGATATTCCAGGCTACACTCCAGGCAGACTCAAAGATGAAGTAGAATTTACCGTTAGAGCGATCGAACCCGCAACGGCGGCTTTCGGTCAGGGTTTTTCCCTAACTCCTTTAAAGTTAATTCAGCTACATGCCGCGCTGGCAAATCAGGGAAAATTGGTCATTCCTCATGTAGTTAGAGGGTTAGCCGACTATAATGGCTTTTTACATTATTCTCTGCCTACTCATAGCGAACCAGTTTTTACTCCTAAAACCGCTCGTGCTGTTTTGCAGATGATGGAACAGGTAGTTGAAAAAGGTAGCGGTTATGCTGCTAAAATTCCTGGTTATCGCATTGCAGGTAAAACAGGAACATCGCAAAAAGCCAATACTGAGGGTGGTTATGATGAAAGCGCGAAAATAACAAGCTTTGTAGCAACTTTTCCCGCCGAATCTCCTCGTTATGCAGTTTTAGCAGTCGTAGATGAGCCTCAAGGCGAATATACTTTTGGTTCTACCGTCGCCGCTCCCATTGTCGGCTCGGTCATTGAAAGTATTATCAATATAGAAGGTATTCCACCTAGTACCGCTACGCGAAAGTAG
- a CDS encoding aldo/keto reductase: MEMRSLGRSDVKITPILMGTWQAGKRMWAGIEDEDSIKTIRAAYEAGITTIDTAEVYGNGHSEQIIAKAVGDVRDKLVYASKVFASHLKYDEVIAACDRSLKNLATDYIDLYQIHWPSGAFNTEDVPIEETMKALNQLKEEGKIRAIGVSNFSRVQLEEASQYGRIDSLQPPYSLFWRKVEQDAVPYCIENDISILAYSSLAQGLLTGKFGKDHKFAEGDHRADNTLFQGDNYQHAQTALQQLQPIAERYNCTLAQLSLAWLIAQPQTNAIAGARHASQATDNAKAAEVELSEADLREIDQIGRQVTDYLDDNPVMWDW; encoded by the coding sequence ATGGAAATGCGATCGCTCGGGCGCTCAGACGTTAAAATCACCCCAATTTTAATGGGTACTTGGCAGGCAGGAAAAAGAATGTGGGCGGGCATCGAAGACGAAGATAGCATCAAAACTATTCGCGCTGCCTATGAAGCAGGAATAACCACTATCGATACGGCAGAAGTATATGGCAACGGACATTCAGAACAAATTATCGCTAAAGCTGTAGGCGATGTAAGAGATAAACTGGTTTATGCCTCTAAAGTTTTTGCCAGTCATCTCAAATACGATGAAGTTATTGCTGCTTGCGATCGCTCTTTAAAAAATCTCGCTACAGACTATATCGATTTATATCAAATACACTGGCCCAGTGGTGCTTTTAATACGGAAGACGTACCTATAGAAGAAACTATGAAGGCTTTAAACCAGCTTAAGGAAGAGGGGAAAATTAGAGCGATCGGCGTATCTAATTTCTCTCGCGTTCAATTAGAAGAAGCCTCGCAATACGGCAGAATTGATAGCTTGCAACCGCCTTATTCTCTTTTCTGGCGTAAAGTCGAACAGGATGCCGTACCATACTGTATTGAAAACGATATTTCAATCCTGGCATATTCTTCCCTGGCACAAGGTTTACTTACTGGTAAATTTGGCAAAGACCATAAGTTCGCTGAAGGAGATCATCGCGCCGACAATACCCTCTTTCAAGGCGATAACTATCAACACGCTCAAACTGCACTACAGCAACTTCAGCCCATTGCCGAGCGCTATAACTGCACACTAGCTCAGTTATCTTTAGCATGGTTAATTGCCCAACCTCAAACTAATGCGATCGCTGGTGCGCGTCATGCCAGTCAAGCTACAGACAATGCTAAAGCGGCTGAAGTAGAGCTTAGTGAAGCAGATCTTCGAGAAATTGACCAAATTGGCAGACAGGTAACAGATTATCTGGACGACAATCCTGTAATGTGGGACTGGTAA
- the glpK gene encoding glycerol kinase GlpK, translating into MADYKYILALDLGTTGNRAILFDKQGNIVGQVYKELTQHYPQPGWLEHDAAEIWRDTHSCIQKVIDEQQAKVAEIAAIGLTVQRETCVLWDKTTGEPLHKAIVWQDRRTAAMCNKLRDMGKAEEIQQKTGLVLDAYFSATKIAWLIDKVKQDQPDTNWDNVLAGTIDSWALWNLTGRQVHATDISNASRTMLMNLATGNWDDSLLDLFNIPRNIMPEIMPSMGVFGNSDREVLGAEIPIAGIFGDQQASLFAHGCDRPGLLKCTYGTGCFLVAQTGTEVTRSHERLLSTVAWSTDKQTNYALEGAIFTTGASIQWLRDGLKLIDSAADTEPMSLQVADTDGVYFVPALSGLGAPHWDMNARGAFFGITGGVKREHMVRAVLEAIAYQVKEVVDAANKDSDKPISLLKVDGGATKNNFLMQFQADALGVPVERPVILDATAQGAAFGAGLAVGFYDDYQSLIDNRQIERVFEPGEGQEQAQANFAMWSKAVERAKNWIE; encoded by the coding sequence ATGGCTGACTATAAATACATCCTAGCCCTAGATCTAGGCACTACAGGAAATCGAGCAATTTTATTCGACAAACAGGGAAATATAGTCGGTCAGGTTTATAAAGAATTAACCCAACATTATCCTCAGCCTGGATGGTTAGAACACGATGCCGCTGAAATTTGGCGAGATACTCATAGCTGTATACAAAAAGTTATAGACGAGCAGCAAGCTAAGGTTGCAGAGATTGCCGCTATTGGTTTGACGGTTCAAAGAGAAACCTGTGTGCTGTGGGATAAAACTACAGGAGAACCTTTACATAAGGCTATTGTCTGGCAAGATCGTCGCACTGCTGCGATGTGTAATAAGCTGCGAGATATGGGAAAAGCCGAGGAAATCCAGCAGAAGACGGGTTTAGTATTGGATGCTTATTTTTCTGCTACTAAAATCGCCTGGTTAATCGATAAAGTCAAACAAGACCAACCCGATACTAATTGGGACAATGTTTTAGCGGGTACAATAGACAGTTGGGCTTTATGGAATCTTACTGGCAGACAGGTTCACGCGACCGATATCAGTAATGCCAGTCGCACGATGTTAATGAATTTAGCAACGGGAAACTGGGATGATTCTCTACTCGATCTTTTTAATATTCCTCGTAACATCATGCCCGAAATTATGCCGAGTATGGGAGTATTTGGCAACAGCGATCGCGAAGTTTTGGGAGCGGAAATTCCTATTGCAGGGATATTTGGCGATCAACAGGCATCTTTATTCGCTCATGGTTGCGATCGCCCAGGTTTACTTAAATGTACCTACGGTACGGGCTGCTTCTTGGTAGCGCAAACGGGAACGGAAGTAACGCGATCGCACGAACGGCTTCTTTCTACCGTTGCCTGGAGTACGGACAAACAGACTAACTACGCTTTGGAAGGGGCAATTTTTACTACGGGTGCTTCTATCCAGTGGTTGCGCGACGGCTTAAAGTTAATCGACTCTGCTGCCGATACCGAACCTATGTCTTTACAAGTTGCCGATACCGACGGAGTTTACTTCGTTCCTGCCTTAAGTGGCTTGGGTGCGCCTCATTGGGATATGAACGCTCGCGGTGCTTTTTTTGGTATTACGGGGGGAGTTAAGCGCGAACACATGGTTAGGGCAGTTTTAGAAGCGATCGCCTATCAGGTAAAAGAAGTTGTGGATGCAGCCAATAAAGATAGCGACAAACCAATTTCTCTACTAAAAGTAGATGGTGGCGCGACTAAAAATAACTTTTTAATGCAGTTTCAAGCCGATGCTTTAGGCGTTCCTGTAGAACGTCCCGTTATTCTCGATGCTACCGCTCAAGGTGCAGCTTTTGGTGCGGGTTTAGCCGTTGGTTTTTACGATGATTACCAAAGTTTAATCGATAATCGCCAAATAGAGCGCGTGTTTGAACCAGGAGAAGGACAGGAACAGGCACAAGCTAATTTTGCCATGTGGTCTAAAGCAGTAGAGCGAGCTAAAAATTGGATAGAATAA
- the psbB gene encoding photosystem II chlorophyll-binding protein CP47 — protein sequence MGLPWYRVHTVVLNDPGRLISVHLMHTALVAGWAGSMALFELAVFDPSDPVLNPMWRQGMYVLPFMARLGVEGSWGGWSVTGETGVNPGFWSFEGVAIAHIVLSGLLFLAAVWHWVYWDLELFVDERTGQPALDLPKMFGIHLLLSGILCFGFGAFHLTGLWGPGMWVSDPYGLTGHVEAVAPEWGPAGFNPFNPGGVVAHHIAAGIVGIIAGLFHLSVRPPERLYRALRMGNIETVLSSSIAAVFFAAFVVTGTMWYGSATTPIELFGPTRYQWDQGYFNQEIQRRVGADMADGASRSEAWLKIPEKLAFYDYVGNNPAKGGLFRTGAMNSGDGVAQQWLGHPVFTDREGRELTVRRIPNFFETFPVVLTDSEGVVRADIPFRRAESKLSVEQSGVNVSFYGGALDGQSFDDPPSVKKYARRAQLGEPFSFDAEAFDADGVFRTSPRGWFTFGHACFALLFFFGHIWHGSRTLYRDVFAGVDPELEEEQVEWGFYQKVGDKSTRRQQQQQA from the coding sequence ATGGGACTACCTTGGTATCGAGTTCATACAGTCGTCTTGAACGATCCTGGACGACTAATATCAGTACACTTAATGCACACCGCTTTAGTAGCAGGATGGGCAGGTTCGATGGCTCTTTTCGAGCTAGCAGTTTTCGATCCCAGCGATCCCGTACTCAACCCTATGTGGCGGCAAGGTATGTACGTACTACCTTTTATGGCACGTTTGGGTGTAGAAGGATCTTGGGGCGGGTGGAGCGTTACAGGAGAAACTGGCGTGAACCCTGGCTTTTGGTCTTTTGAAGGTGTAGCGATCGCTCACATCGTTTTATCTGGTTTACTGTTTTTAGCTGCCGTATGGCACTGGGTATATTGGGATTTAGAGCTATTTGTTGACGAACGTACGGGTCAACCAGCTTTAGATTTACCAAAAATGTTCGGCATTCACTTACTGTTATCCGGCATACTCTGCTTCGGCTTTGGTGCTTTCCATCTTACTGGTCTTTGGGGACCTGGAATGTGGGTATCAGATCCCTATGGCTTGACGGGACACGTAGAAGCTGTCGCCCCAGAGTGGGGACCTGCGGGTTTCAATCCGTTTAATCCAGGAGGAGTAGTAGCCCACCATATCGCCGCAGGAATTGTCGGTATTATCGCTGGCTTGTTTCACCTCAGCGTTCGACCTCCCGAAAGACTGTATCGCGCTCTGCGGATGGGTAACATCGAAACCGTACTTTCTAGCAGTATTGCTGCCGTATTTTTTGCGGCTTTCGTGGTAACTGGAACTATGTGGTACGGCAGTGCGACTACTCCTATAGAGTTGTTCGGACCAACCCGCTATCAGTGGGATCAAGGCTATTTCAATCAAGAAATTCAGCGTCGAGTCGGAGCCGATATGGCAGATGGGGCTTCTCGTTCGGAAGCGTGGTTGAAAATTCCCGAAAAATTAGCTTTTTACGACTATGTCGGTAATAACCCTGCTAAAGGTGGTTTGTTCCGTACTGGCGCGATGAATAGCGGTGATGGAGTTGCCCAACAGTGGCTGGGACATCCAGTATTTACTGACAGAGAAGGAAGAGAGTTAACCGTACGTCGGATACCTAATTTCTTTGAAACTTTCCCTGTAGTGTTAACTGATTCTGAAGGTGTTGTTAGAGCCGATATTCCCTTCCGTCGTGCAGAATCAAAACTCAGCGTCGAGCAAAGTGGGGTTAACGTATCCTTCTATGGTGGTGCTTTAGATGGACAAAGCTTTGACGATCCTCCAAGCGTTAAGAAGTATGCCCGCCGCGCTCAATTAGGAGAGCCGTTTAGTTTTGATGCCGAAGCTTTTGATGCTGACGGTGTATTCCGCACCAGTCCTAGAGGTTGGTTTACTTTCGGTCATGCTTGTTTTGCTCTGCTATTCTTTTTCGGTCACATTTGGCATGGATCTCGGACTCTTTACCGAGATGTATTTGCTGGAGTCGATCCAGAGTTAGAAGAAGAACAAGTAGAATGGGGCTTCTATCAAAAAGTTGGTGACAAATCTACTCGTCGTCAGCAACAACAGCAAGCTTAA
- a CDS encoding Fur family transcriptional regulator, translated as MKAQRTRSQERIINILQNLKRSISAQDLYIELRNRKQNMGLATVYRSLEALKLQGEVQVRTLSNGESVYSPVRSDRHHLTCVNCGVSVPIDECPVHELEDRLEASHQFKVYYHTLEFFGLCDRCH; from the coding sequence ATGAAAGCGCAACGCACCCGATCTCAGGAGCGAATTATTAACATCCTGCAAAATCTAAAACGCTCTATTTCGGCTCAAGACCTCTATATCGAATTACGCAATCGCAAACAGAATATGGGACTGGCTACGGTCTACCGTTCACTTGAAGCTCTCAAACTACAGGGAGAAGTTCAGGTGCGTACTCTATCTAATGGCGAATCGGTTTATAGCCCTGTAAGGAGCGATCGCCACCATCTTACCTGTGTCAACTGCGGGGTTTCAGTTCCTATTGATGAATGTCCCGTACACGAATTAGAAGATCGTCTAGAAGCATCCCATCAGTTTAAGGTTTACTATCACACTTTAGAATTCTTTGGTTTGTGCGATCGCTGTCACTAG